A single genomic interval of Rhodothermales bacterium harbors:
- a CDS encoding glycosyltransferase, giving the protein MTVVTVLIPTHGRPTLLGRTLASLGACRLPAGFAEVVVVENGSQAGAEAVVAEAAEAHPCLRLRYLHVEWANKSHALNEALSTVGEGLSVFFDDDVRFEAGVLEAYAAAANKTSVGHYYGGSMGVDYEREPPDWVRRLLPLSARGMDLHEKEREWHLYLGCNWAAFAQDVRAVGGFNADFGPGSPTGATGQEAEMQERLLARGVRQVDVPDALVWHYVPEERSTLRWLIRRKYRGGTQHGQTAYASGDPKALDEMRGHLVRCGLSTAKRTLLLDRAGWWQAFLALSYWVGAWQGYRKSSADPNTVDSRLLELVDSKESA; this is encoded by the coding sequence TCGCCGAGGTCGTAGTTGTAGAGAATGGGAGTCAGGCCGGGGCGGAGGCCGTCGTGGCAGAGGCGGCCGAAGCACACCCCTGCTTGAGGCTCCGATACCTCCATGTGGAGTGGGCGAACAAGAGCCACGCACTGAACGAGGCGCTGTCGACAGTGGGGGAGGGGCTCTCCGTGTTCTTCGATGACGACGTACGGTTTGAGGCGGGTGTGCTGGAGGCCTACGCTGCGGCGGCTAATAAAACTAGCGTTGGTCACTACTACGGCGGGTCGATGGGCGTGGACTACGAGCGCGAACCGCCTGACTGGGTGCGCCGTCTGCTTCCACTGAGTGCCCGCGGCATGGATCTCCATGAGAAAGAGCGTGAGTGGCACCTCTACCTCGGCTGCAACTGGGCAGCGTTTGCCCAAGACGTCCGCGCTGTCGGCGGATTTAACGCGGACTTCGGCCCAGGCTCGCCGACGGGTGCGACGGGCCAAGAGGCCGAGATGCAGGAGCGCTTGCTAGCCCGTGGCGTTCGTCAGGTGGACGTGCCGGACGCGCTCGTCTGGCACTACGTCCCGGAGGAGCGGAGCACTTTACGGTGGCTGATCCGCCGGAAGTATCGGGGTGGCACCCAGCACGGGCAGACGGCATACGCAAGCGGAGACCCCAAGGCACTGGACGAGATGCGGGGCCACCTCGTCAGGTGCGGGCTCAGCACCGCGAAGCGCACCCTACTCCTTGACCGAGCGGGCTGGTGGCAGGCGTTCCTAGCACTGAGCTACTGGGTAGGGGCGTGGCAGGGCTACCGTAAGAGCAGTGCCGACCCTAACACTGTAGACTCTCGTTTGCTCGAGTTGGTGGACAGTAAGGAGTCAGCATGA